The Bartonella grahamii subsp. shimonis region AACAAGAAAAGTATTTCAACGTATTCTTAATTTAGGTCTTTACGATGCTATCCGGAATGTCACCGATACTCCCTCCTTCAGTTTTTGGGATTTTCAGGCGGGTGCTTGGCCTAAGAATAATGGGATTCGCATTGATCATTTATTATTATCACCAGAAGCTGTTGATCAACTTATTTGCGCTCATAGTCAAACAGAAGTAAGAGGATATCAAAAACCATCCGACCACGTTCCTGTTTGGATTCACCTTAATATCAATTAAGAAAGTACAACCCCCTTTTGAAACAACAAAAAAATTCCACTCAAAATAATAGTTATGCTACACCATATAAACAGTATATCTTAAGCAACTAAAATAAAAACACATGAATGGAGGACATAAATGAAGAAATCATTGTTAATGTTTATTGCAGCAACAGCCATTGGATTCTCAAGTATCGCGCATGCTGAACATGATACTCTTGAAAAAATAAAACGAACAGGAGAAATTACTTTAGGTGTCCGAGAATCATCTGGTTTAGCCTACGCTCTTGGTAATAATAAATATGTAGGTTTTCATACAGAAATGGCAGAACGTATCATTGATGATATCTCAAAAAAAATTGGTAAACCAATTAAAATTCATTATCTTCCCATCACTTCTCAAAATAGAATTCCTCTCTTAAAAAATAAAACCTATGATTTTGAATGCGGCTCCACAACAAATGATATTGCCCGCAGTAAAGAAGCAGCATTTTCTTATACAACATACGTTGAAGAGGTTCGGATTGCTGTAAAGAAAAACTCTAACATTAAATCTCTTGAAGATTTAAATGGAAAAACAGTTGCAACGACCACCGGTACAACATCTGTTCAACTTATTCGTAAAAACAAACATGCAAAAAACATTCAGTT contains the following coding sequences:
- a CDS encoding transporter substrate-binding domain-containing protein; this encodes MKKSLLMFIAATAIGFSSIAHAEHDTLEKIKRTGEITLGVRESSGLAYALGNNKYVGFHTEMAERIIDDISKKIGKPIKIHYLPITSQNRIPLLKNKTYDFECGSTTNDIARSKEAAFSYTTYVEEVRIAVKKNSNIKSLEDLNGKTVATTTGTTSVQLIRKNKHAKNIQFKVLKGKDHGDSFLLLESGKADAFVMDASILAGHIAKSKNPSDYVILDTVLSVEPIACMLRLNDKKFEQTINDSIVHQIKDGSLEKLYNKWFMKPIPPANTVMNLPLSKQTRYAWDHPNNKPRESYTEKDL